The Juglans regia cultivar Chandler chromosome 2, Walnut 2.0, whole genome shotgun sequence genome includes a window with the following:
- the LOC109014459 gene encoding probable phospholipid hydroperoxide glutathione peroxidase: protein MLRFAPHFLLHKNHFLRPVAASFPLSRRILSDKKQTLLCSSQVSLVSLLTPPIKTGLLGPVLCNLHSVRAMAGQSQNSTVHDFTVKDARGNDVDLSQYKGKTLLIVNVASQCGLTNSNYTELSQLYGKYKDQGLEILAFPCNQFGAQEPGNNEQILEFACTRFKAEYPIFDKVDVNGKDAAPLYKFLKSSKGGLFGDNIKWNFSKFLVDKDGNVVDRYAPTTSPLSIEKDIKKLLGSA, encoded by the exons ATGCTCCGGTTCGCTCCTCACTTTCTCCTCCATAAAAACCATTTCTTGCGACCCGTAGCTGCGTCCTTTCCCTTGTCAAGGCGGATCTTATCCGATAAAAAGCAAACCCTTTTGTGCTCTTCGCAGGTTTCTCTAGTTTCTTTGTTAACTCCGCCAATCAAGACCGGTTTATTGGGGCCAGTGTTGTGTAATTTGCATTCGGTTCGGGCAATGGCTGGCCAATCCCAGAACAGCACAGTCCACGATTTCACCGTCAAG GATGCTAGGGGAAACGATGTTGATCTCAGCCAGTATAAGGGGAAGACCCTCTTGATCGTAAATGTCGCATCCCAATG TGGCTTGACTAATTCTAACTATACTGAGTTGAGTCAGTTGTACGGGAAATACAAAGATCAAg GATTGGAGATTTTGGCATTCCCATGCAATCAGTTTGGAGCTCAGGAGCCAGGGAACAATGAACAGATCTTAGAGTTTGCTTGCACTCGTTTCAAGGCAGAGTACCCTATATTTGATAAG GTGGATGTGAATGGTAAAGATGCTGCTCCGTTGTACAAGTTCTTGAAGTCTAGCAAAGGTGGCCTATTCGGAGACAATATAAAGTGGAATTTTTCGAAATTCCTGGTTGATAAAGATGGTAATGTTGTTGACCGTTATGCCCCCACAACCTCCCCTCTCAGCATTGAG AAAGATATAAAGAAGCTGTTGGGGAGTGCTTGA